CCTGGGAATGCAATCCATAGAAGGAGGTCAATTGGCGAATATCACAATGAAGGAACTGCTCGAAGCGGGCGTTCACTTCGGGCACCAGACCAAGCGCTGGAATCCCAAGATGAAAGAATTCATCTTTGGCGAGCGCAACGGCATTTACATCATCGACCTGCAGAAGACGCTCAAGATGTTCAAAGACGCGAGCAAATACGTCCAGGACACCGCCGCCGCAGGCAAAACCATTCTCTTTGTCGGCACGAAGCGTCAGGCGCAGGATGCCATCGCCGAAGAGGCCGGCCGCTGTGGAATGTTCTATGTGAACCAGCGCTGGCTCGGCGGACTGCTCACCAACTGGGTGACAGTGCAGAAGTCAGTGAAGCGGCTGCAGGAACTCGACGACATGGCCACCGACGGCCGTTACGAGCTGCTCCCGAAAAAGGAAGTCATCAAGCTCGAGCGCGAGCGCAAGCACCTGCAGGCCAACCTGGCAGGAATCAAGGCACTGAAGCGTTTGCCCGACGCACTGTTCGTGATCGACTCGAACAAAGAACAGATTGCGGTGAAGGAAGCCCGCAAGCTTGGCATTCCGGTAGTCGCCGTGGTCGACACTAACTGCGATCCGACCGAAGTCGATTACGTGATCCCGGGTAACGACGATGCGCTGCGCGCGATTCGCCTGTTCGCTTCCAAGATTGCGGATTCGATCGTGGAAGGCGCACAGGCAGCAACCGATAAGGGCGACGCGGAACTCGCAGGAGCGATTGCTACGAGCACGGAAGAGCAGCCCGCGACAGAAGGCGGCGAATACGCAGCCGATGGCGAGGCCAGCTCAGAGGACATCAACCTCGAAGAGGTGCTCGGTGGAAACATCCGCAAGTCTCCGGCAGTAGCGGCGGCATCGAGCGAAGCGGAAGCTGAAGCAGCGTACGAGTGAAAAAAGCTGCTAGCCGCTAGCTACTAGCAGCTAGCTTTAATTCCTCGTATCGCACGTCGCGCGCCGTTTCCGAGCACATCCCGAGACGCGTTCCGTGTCTCTCCGAAACATCAACGCTAGCACGAGTAGCTAGCAGCACCAAGAGCCAGCTAGCGGCCAGTAGCTAGCAGCTAGAAGCCGATTTTATGAGCACTACTACTGTGAACATCGACGCGAAACTCGTAAAGGAGCTGCGCGACAAGACTGGCGCTCCATTTGGCGACTGCAAGAACGCCCTGGTTGAATCCAATGGCGACATCGAGCAGGCGGTAATCGTTCTTCGCAAAAAGGGCGTAGCTACTGCGGGCAAAAAGGCCTCGCGTACAACGAACGAAGGTTCTGTTGCAAGCTATATCCATGCGGGCGGCAAGATTGGTGTGTTGCTTGAGCTGAACTGCGAGAGCGACTTCGTCGCGCGTACCGACGATTTTAAAGAGCTGCTGCACGACATCTCCATGCATATCGCTGCGACGGATCCGAAGTACATCCGCCGCGAAGATGTCACCACCGAAGACTATGAGCGCGAGAAGGAAATCTATCGCTCGCAGGCTGCAGCTACGGGCAAGCCTGCGAATGTCGTAGAGAAGATCGTGGAAGGCAAAATGGCGAAGTTCTACGAAGAAGTTTGCCTGCTCGATCAGCCATTCATCAAAGAGCAAACGATCTCGGTCTCTCAACTGATTGCGACCAAGATCGGCAAACTCGGCGAGAATATCTCGGTTCGCCGCTTCGCCCGCTTCAAAGTCGGGGAGCAGAGCTGGACTATTGCCCAGACGAAATCTCCGTCCAGTGAAGAGGCAAAGCAGTAGTTCGTTCCAACTAAACTAAAAAAGAGCCGATTTCTCGGCTCTTTTTGTGTTTTGTGGTCCTGGCGCGTTCTCAGTGCTTACGCGGGCACGGCTTCAATCAAATCCAGCGGCGATTTGGTGTGGATCACGCGACTCAGTTTGAGTCCTGCGCCACTTAGCAAAGCGCGCCACTCCGGCTCGGTGCGCTCCTTGCCCTGCAGAAAAGCCATCATTTCGATGTCGATCAGCTTGGCAGGGTGCGGAGTGCCGTCGCTCGGCACAACCGCTTCGCCCAGGATGAGCTTGCCATGTGAAGGAATTACTGCACGAATGTTCTTGAGGATGCGCGTGGCGTCGTGATCGTTCCAATCGTGCAGGATGTGTTTCATGAAATAAGCATCCGCTTCTGCAGGAACGGCTTTGAAGAAGTCACAAGCCACAGCATTGCATCTTGAACTCAAGCCGTCAGCAGCGATTGCCTGATTGGCTTGTTCCGCGACTTCCGGCAGATCGGCAATGGTGCCTTTCAATTTAGGACAGGCCTTCAGAATCGCTCGCACAATGCCGCCGAGTCCGCCACCAAGATCGATAATTCTCTGAAATTGCGTGAAGTCGTAGGATTCGAGGAATGCGGGAATGCACGCACCGCTGAAGCTGACCATACCCTTGTGGAAGATCTCAGCTTCTTCACGGTTCTCGGGCCGGAAAAACCACTTAAACACTGGCTCGCCGAGCACATCTTCGAACGGCGTCTTTCCGCGGTGCAGGCTCTCGGTGAAGCTGCCATACACTTTGTAGTGCAAGGGATCGGTCATGTACTGAATGATGTCCCGCATCGAACCCTGCGCGTCGGTTCGCAGCAGTGAGCCTGCAGCGGTCAGTGCGAATGCCCGTCCAGCGGCTTCCCGCACAATGCCAGCCATTTCCAGCACGCGCAGGATGCGATAGAGCGGATCTTCGGGAAACTTGGTTTGAGCAGCCAGATCGGCAACCTTTATCGTGCCCTTGGCGATCCGATCGGCAACTCCGAGTTTGGTGAATGTTTGCATACAGCTCGAGATAATGAATCCAAGTCCAGCTCCGATCACGATCTGCGCGGGCGCTGGTCCGTGGGCCGACAAAGTATGTTGTGGTTGTTCAACAGCGGCTGCCGACATGAATGCTCCCCTTTTGTTAGTGTTGCGTTCCGTCAATCTTGCTGGGACGAAGCTCCGATGTAAAGCCCTTCGACGGCCAGCACCGCAACTGTTCGTTTTCGGACAGTTCTTCGCGCTGACGAACAAGCTCTGCACCCCAGAGTTAGCGAATGGAGTTGTAAATCTCTCACGCAGAGACATTTACAGGCATTATCGTTAGGTCAATTACGTGCCACTTAGGCTATGAACCGTAAGGTCGGTCAAGGCTACTCAATGATTCAGTTACGCGGAATCGAAAAAACCATCAAATCGCCGGCAGGAACAATCTGGTTGCTGCGGCGCATTAACCTTGAGGTGGGTCAGGGTGAGTTCGTCACGGTTATGGGTCCCTCGGGGGCAGGCAAGACTACGATTATGAGCATCCTCGGCATGCTCGATGATCAGTGGACGGGCGAATACTACTTCGCAGGCGAGGCGGTTCACAAGATGAACCGCAAGCAGCGCTCCGAACTAAACAAGAAGAACATTGGCTTCGTTTTCCAGAGCTATCACCTGCTCGATAACCTGACTGTCGCCGAGAATCTCGACCTGCCGCTTTCATACAAGGACATTAAGAAATCGGAGCGCGCAAGCCTGGTCGCTGACACGCTCGACCGCTTCAACATCGTCGGGAAAAAGGATCTGTATCCGAATCAGCTCTCCGGCGGGCAGCAGCAGTTAGTCGGCGTGGCGCGAGCAGTGATCAACAAGCCCAAATTGATACTCGCCGACGAACCCACGGGCAATCTTCACTCCGATCAGGCGAAAGAAATCATGGAGCTCTTCCGGCAGCTCAA
This portion of the Terriglobales bacterium genome encodes:
- a CDS encoding ABC transporter ATP-binding protein, whose amino-acid sequence is MNRKVGQGYSMIQLRGIEKTIKSPAGTIWLLRRINLEVGQGEFVTVMGPSGAGKTTIMSILGMLDDQWTGEYYFAGEAVHKMNRKQRSELNKKNIGFVFQSYHLLDNLTVAENLDLPLSYKDIKKSERASLVADTLDRFNIVGKKDLYPNQLSGGQQQLVGVARAVINKPKLILADEPTGNLHSDQAKEIMELFRQLNEAGTTIIQVTHSEANAAYGHRTIKLLDGWIVGDTARPVEAGALVT
- the tsf gene encoding translation elongation factor Ts, producing MSTTTVNIDAKLVKELRDKTGAPFGDCKNALVESNGDIEQAVIVLRKKGVATAGKKASRTTNEGSVASYIHAGGKIGVLLELNCESDFVARTDDFKELLHDISMHIAATDPKYIRREDVTTEDYEREKEIYRSQAAATGKPANVVEKIVEGKMAKFYEEVCLLDQPFIKEQTISVSQLIATKIGKLGENISVRRFARFKVGEQSWTIAQTKSPSSEEAKQ
- a CDS encoding methyltransferase yields the protein MSAAAVEQPQHTLSAHGPAPAQIVIGAGLGFIISSCMQTFTKLGVADRIAKGTIKVADLAAQTKFPEDPLYRILRVLEMAGIVREAAGRAFALTAAGSLLRTDAQGSMRDIIQYMTDPLHYKVYGSFTESLHRGKTPFEDVLGEPVFKWFFRPENREEAEIFHKGMVSFSGACIPAFLESYDFTQFQRIIDLGGGLGGIVRAILKACPKLKGTIADLPEVAEQANQAIAADGLSSRCNAVACDFFKAVPAEADAYFMKHILHDWNDHDATRILKNIRAVIPSHGKLILGEAVVPSDGTPHPAKLIDIEMMAFLQGKERTEPEWRALLSGAGLKLSRVIHTKSPLDLIEAVPA
- the rpsB gene encoding 30S ribosomal protein S2 — protein: MANITMKELLEAGVHFGHQTKRWNPKMKEFIFGERNGIYIIDLQKTLKMFKDASKYVQDTAAAGKTILFVGTKRQAQDAIAEEAGRCGMFYVNQRWLGGLLTNWVTVQKSVKRLQELDDMATDGRYELLPKKEVIKLERERKHLQANLAGIKALKRLPDALFVIDSNKEQIAVKEARKLGIPVVAVVDTNCDPTEVDYVIPGNDDALRAIRLFASKIADSIVEGAQAATDKGDAELAGAIATSTEEQPATEGGEYAADGEASSEDINLEEVLGGNIRKSPAVAAASSEAEAEAAYE